A stretch of the Arvicola amphibius chromosome 8, mArvAmp1.2, whole genome shotgun sequence genome encodes the following:
- the Ifngr1 gene encoding interferon gamma receptor 1, translated as MDPLVAASSMILLVVLMLSAEAASRAVTSTEDPETPSVPAPTNVLITSYNLNPILCWGYQDMPQTPTFTAQIKNYGKGWIDSCTNVSGHCCNIYEQIKDPEASVWARVKANLGQKESAYAESKEFVLCRQGKVGPPAPDIIVKGDQLIVNVLHPAVVINGEKYGVMFEDDSACHTFSYTLYVQKFINGEVLYTSHKIDMDDCNEDGCQFNISVSALDSRYCVSVNGLSEYWDVTTEKSEDVCVSLVANSRKDSIWILVVAPLTLFLIVILIFAYWHMKKNPCKRKSITLPKSLLSVVKNATSETKPESKYTSLVTSCQPAVLENETVVCEEHLSTVALPGDPGTAEHGKLSSEAEPMIPEGSTAVAPDSPPMPIQRGSSSLLSSNQSEPCSLTPYHSRSGSDSGLVGSGSSIADSEFLHNNPETKTPEQEPAPVRKAPTSFGYDKPHVLVDVLMDGGDGKESLIGYRLPTDAKEPS; from the exons TGCCTGCACCAACGAATGTTCTGATTACGTCTTATAACTTGAACCCTATCCTGTGCTGGGGATACCAGGATATGCCACAGACTCCCACTTTTACTGCGCAGATAAAGAACTATGG GAAAGGATGGATTGACTCCTGCACCAACGTTTCTGGTCATTGCTGTAATATCTACGAACAAATTAAAGATCCCGAAGCATCTGTTTGGGCCAGAGTTAAAGCCAATCTTGGGCAGAAAGAATCTGCCTATGCAGAGTCAAAAGAGTTTGTTTTGTGCCGACAAG gaaAAGTTGGACCACCGGCCCCGGACATCATTGTGAAGGGAGACCAGCTCATTGTCAATGTGCTCCACCCTGCAGTGGttataaatggagaaaagtaTGGTGTCATGTTTGAGGATGACAGCGCCTGTCACACATTCTCCTACACACTATATGTACAAAAATTCATAAATGGGGag GTCCTGTATACAAGTCATAAAATTGATATGGACGATTGCAATGAAGATGGGTGCCAATTCAACATATCAGTGTCCGCACTGGATTCCAGATACTGTGTTTCAGTAAACGGACTCTCAGAATACTGGGACGTTACAACAGAAAAGTCAGAGGATGTCTGTGTTTCCCTTGTCGCTAACAGCAGAAAGG attCGATTTGGATTCTGGTTGTTGCTCCTTTAACCCTCTTTTTAATTGTTATCCTGATATTTGCATATTGGCATATGAAGAAGAATCCATGTAAGAGAAAAAGCATAACGCTACCTAAGTCCTTg CTCTCTGTTGTAAAAAATGCCACGTCAGAGACAAAACCTGAATCCAAGTATACCTCACTTGTCACATCGTGCCAGCCAGCTGTGCTGGAGAATGAGACAGTGGTCTGTGAAGAGCACCTGTCCACGGTGGCCCTTCCAGGCGACCCAGGAACAGCAGAACACGGAAAACTTTCCAGCGAAGCAGAGCCTATGATCCCCGAAGGAAGCACTGCTGTGGCCCCCGACAGCCCTCCAATGCCAATACAGAGAGGCAGTTCTTCCCTTTTGAGTAGTAACCAGTCGGAGCCCTGTAGCCTCACGCCCTACCACTCCAGAAGTGGCTCCGACAGTGGCCTTGTAGGATCCGGCAGCTCCATAGCCGACTCCGAATTCCTGCACAATAACCCGGAAACAAAGACACCAGAACAGGAGCCCGCACCGGTGAGGAAGGCCCCCACCTCCTTTGGTTATGATAAACCGCATGTGCTCGTGGATGTGCTCATGGATGGCGGCGATGGGAAGGAGTCTTTGATTGGGTATAGACTTCCAACAGATGCCAAGGAGCCATCCTGA